One window of Bacteroides sp. AN502(2024) genomic DNA carries:
- a CDS encoding SDR family oxidoreductase, translating into MVTKVLVTGGAGFIGSNLCEHLLENGYTVRCLDNFATGKWQNIIPLINRFPETFEMLVGDIRKIEDCHKAVDGVEYVFHEAALGSVPRSINDPITTNNVNIGGFLNMIVAARDAGVNRFIFAASSSTYGDSKTLPKVEDVIGKPLSPYAITKYVDELYADVFARTYGIEYIGLRYFNVFGRRQDPHGAYAAVIPLFVKKFMNHEAPNINGDGEYSRDFTYIDNVIQMNMLAMTTTNPEAVNQIYNTAFGERTTLNQLVGYLREFLGAKDDAIKSIETTHGPNRTGDIPHSLACIDKAKRLLGYAPKFSMRDGLKEAVDWYWDNL; encoded by the coding sequence ATGGTAACAAAAGTATTAGTGACCGGGGGTGCTGGCTTCATCGGGTCAAACCTCTGTGAGCATCTGCTCGAAAACGGCTACACGGTGCGTTGTCTCGACAACTTCGCTACCGGTAAGTGGCAGAATATCATTCCGCTTATAAATCGCTTCCCCGAAACGTTTGAGATGCTTGTCGGCGACATCCGCAAAATCGAAGACTGTCACAAGGCTGTCGATGGTGTCGAATATGTTTTCCACGAGGCTGCCCTCGGCTCGGTGCCTCGTTCGATCAACGACCCGATTACAACCAACAATGTCAACATCGGCGGTTTCCTCAATATGATTGTCGCCGCACGCGATGCCGGCGTCAATCGTTTCATCTTTGCTGCGTCATCATCGACCTATGGCGATTCCAAGACGCTCCCCAAAGTCGAAGACGTAATCGGCAAACCTTTGTCACCATACGCTATAACCAAGTATGTTGACGAGCTTTATGCCGACGTGTTCGCACGTACCTATGGAATAGAATATATCGGTCTGCGCTACTTCAATGTGTTCGGTCGTCGTCAGGATCCGCACGGAGCATACGCCGCCGTTATTCCGTTGTTTGTCAAGAAATTCATGAATCACGAAGCACCGAATATTAACGGTGACGGTGAATACAGCCGTGACTTTACTTACATCGACAACGTCATCCAGATGAATATGTTGGCGATGACAACAACAAACCCCGAAGCGGTCAACCAAATCTATAACACCGCTTTCGGTGAGCGCACCACGCTCAATCAGCTTGTCGGGTACCTGCGCGAGTTCCTCGGTGCCAAGGATGACGCTATCAAGTCCATCGAAACGACACATGGCCCGAATCGTACTGGCGATATCCCTCACTCATTGGCTTGCATCGACAAGGCCAAGCGATTGCTTGGCTACGCACCTAAGTTTTCGATGCGCGATGGTCTTAAAGAAGCTGTCGACTGGTATTGGGATAATCTATAA
- a CDS encoding nucleotide sugar dehydrogenase, whose amino-acid sequence MEKEIKICVIGLGYVGLPLARLFATKYPTVGFDMNIKRCEALMAGHDATLEVSDELLQDAINNHGFRCTANIDDIRDCNFYVVAVPTPVDENKNPDLRPLWGASETVGKVILKGDIVVYESTVYPGVTEDECIPVVERVSGMKFNCDFFAGYSPERINPGDKLHTVEKIKKVTSGSTPEVGKLVNEVYSSVITAGTHLAPSIKVAEAAKVIENSQRDINIAFVNELSKIFTLMGIDTMDVLEAASTKWNFLPFKPGLVGGHCIGVDPYYLAQCAQRYGYNPEIILAGRRMNDGMGAYVANCVIKLMLKKGIQVLGSQIIIFGFTFKENCPDVRNTKVVDIVKALQEYNLDITIFDPWANSEAVHREYGLKVVNELPTDKKFDAAIAAVAHHEFDGMDMTATLKPLHVIFDVKATRPIAEIDGRL is encoded by the coding sequence ATGGAAAAAGAGATTAAAATCTGCGTAATCGGTCTCGGTTACGTAGGCCTACCGCTTGCACGTCTGTTTGCAACCAAATATCCTACCGTGGGCTTCGATATGAACATCAAACGTTGCGAAGCCCTTATGGCCGGACATGATGCAACGTTGGAAGTAAGCGATGAATTGCTTCAGGATGCTATCAACAACCACGGATTCCGTTGTACTGCAAACATCGATGACATCCGCGACTGCAACTTCTACGTCGTAGCCGTGCCGACCCCTGTCGACGAGAACAAGAACCCCGACTTGCGACCACTTTGGGGTGCATCAGAAACTGTCGGAAAAGTCATTTTGAAAGGCGACATTGTAGTCTACGAATCGACCGTTTATCCCGGCGTGACTGAGGACGAATGCATTCCCGTAGTAGAGCGCGTCAGCGGCATGAAATTCAACTGCGATTTTTTCGCCGGCTACTCGCCTGAGCGCATCAATCCCGGCGATAAACTACACACTGTTGAAAAAATCAAAAAAGTTACTTCCGGTTCCACTCCCGAAGTAGGCAAACTTGTCAATGAGGTATATTCATCAGTTATTACTGCCGGGACGCACCTTGCGCCCTCAATCAAGGTTGCAGAAGCCGCAAAGGTAATCGAGAACTCGCAGCGCGACATCAACATCGCCTTTGTTAACGAATTATCGAAAATCTTTACCCTTATGGGCATCGACACTATGGACGTACTCGAAGCAGCATCAACCAAATGGAACTTTCTACCCTTCAAGCCCGGACTTGTTGGCGGACACTGCATCGGCGTTGACCCATACTACCTTGCGCAGTGCGCACAACGCTACGGCTACAACCCCGAAATTATCCTTGCCGGACGACGCATGAACGACGGCATGGGTGCATACGTAGCCAACTGCGTCATCAAACTGATGCTAAAGAAAGGTATACAAGTACTCGGTAGTCAAATTATTATCTTTGGTTTCACATTCAAGGAAAACTGTCCTGATGTGCGCAACACCAAAGTCGTTGATATCGTCAAAGCCCTTCAAGAATACAATCTTGACATTACCATCTTCGACCCTTGGGCAAACTCCGAAGCTGTCCATCGTGAATACGGTCTTAAAGTCGTCAACGAATTACCCACCGACAAGAAGTTCGATGCTGCCATAGCTGCCGTTGCCCACCATGAGTTCGACGGAATGGATATGACCGCCACCCTCAAACCCTTACATGTCATCTTTGATGTAAAGGCTACCCGCCCCATCGCAGAAATTGATGGCAGGTTGTAA
- a CDS encoding DapH/DapD/GlmU-related protein has product MNPFKLLSIIYWRFIASPLKYARHIGVNIGEHNLIGKDHWSSEPYLITVGSNCQLTDCKIFTHGGGNVLRDKYPDFDCFGKVVIGNYVYIGSNALIMPGVTIGDNALIAAGSVVTKSVPPRMVVAGNPAKVICTIDEYYERNKRFDVHSKGLSYTKKKEVIMNASTAHLINK; this is encoded by the coding sequence ATGAACCCGTTTAAACTCTTATCAATTATTTATTGGCGCTTTATTGCTTCTCCGCTTAAATATGCGCGACATATTGGAGTTAATATAGGAGAACATAACTTGATTGGTAAGGACCATTGGTCTTCCGAACCGTATCTAATAACAGTTGGTAGTAATTGCCAATTAACTGATTGCAAAATTTTTACACATGGGGGGGGAAATGTCCTTCGCGATAAATATCCCGATTTCGATTGTTTTGGTAAAGTAGTAATTGGAAACTATGTGTATATAGGCTCAAACGCCTTGATAATGCCGGGTGTAACCATTGGGGATAATGCCTTAATTGCTGCTGGCAGTGTGGTTACAAAATCAGTACCGCCACGTATGGTAGTAGCTGGAAATCCCGCTAAAGTTATTTGTACAATAGACGAGTATTACGAACGAAACAAGCGATTCGATGTTCATTCCAAAGGTCTTAGTTATACTAAGAAAAAAGAAGTTATCATGAATGCCTCTACCGCACATCTGATAAATAAATGA
- a CDS encoding lipopolysaccharide biosynthesis protein: MRNKSAYIWGILGKIGPQGINLIINMILARFLTPDDFGKIGVLAVFITVSMTLSESGLGGSLIKEDNISKKDCQTVFTFNLGISIFFYILLFLCAYPIQYFFNIPRLENVVRSLALVFILSAICIVPKSIMIRELRFKELTIISIISYVIGGIVAITGCLFNWGVYALVAFQLSLVATTSILTNYFAKYHISIGFNYHSFKRLFSFGAFTTLCNIIDSFYENIISILFGKFAGLSIVGYYDQAKKIETGSANSIVTTVNLVSFPILARLRTDKIAFKYEADSIFKYLLQYLVPILCIISIYSKEIIVILWGRNWIDAAPILSILMLNGIVFLCESLVRNNIKSLGSVKFLANITIIKRFIGIGIICSFLFISDFALLYGLVVSTLLGFVMNVWLYCRIMCISFVKQLSMYFQYLLPPVLLSGVCFVIYSYSPYNLIYNIIICAVLLCTYYGFIYRYMKRV, encoded by the coding sequence ATGAGAAACAAAAGCGCTTATATTTGGGGTATTCTCGGTAAAATCGGTCCGCAAGGGATTAATTTGATTATTAATATGATATTGGCCCGATTTTTAACTCCCGATGATTTTGGAAAAATAGGTGTTTTAGCTGTATTTATTACTGTTTCTATGACTTTGTCTGAGTCCGGACTTGGAGGTAGTTTAATTAAAGAAGATAATATTTCTAAGAAAGACTGTCAAACAGTTTTTACGTTTAATTTGGGCATTAGTATATTTTTTTACATTCTATTGTTTTTATGTGCATATCCTATCCAATATTTTTTCAATATACCGAGATTGGAAAACGTTGTGCGTTCTCTTGCATTGGTTTTTATTTTAAGTGCGATATGTATTGTGCCTAAATCTATAATGATAAGAGAGTTAAGATTTAAGGAGCTAACTATAATCTCTATAATTTCATATGTTATTGGTGGGATTGTTGCAATTACAGGCTGTCTTTTTAATTGGGGGGTATACGCTTTAGTAGCTTTTCAGTTGTCATTAGTTGCAACCACGTCCATTTTAACAAATTATTTTGCAAAGTATCATATTTCAATCGGGTTTAATTATCATTCATTTAAAAGGCTATTTTCATTTGGAGCATTCACTACGTTATGCAATATAATCGATTCTTTTTATGAAAATATTATATCTATTTTATTTGGCAAATTTGCTGGTTTGAGTATTGTTGGATATTATGACCAAGCAAAAAAAATAGAAACCGGGTCTGCTAATTCTATCGTTACAACGGTTAATTTAGTGTCATTTCCAATTTTGGCAAGACTACGAACAGATAAAATAGCTTTTAAATATGAGGCCGACTCAATCTTTAAATATCTTTTACAATATCTTGTTCCGATATTATGCATAATATCAATTTATTCTAAAGAAATCATAGTCATACTATGGGGAAGGAACTGGATTGATGCAGCTCCGATTTTGAGTATTTTGATGTTGAATGGCATAGTGTTTTTATGTGAATCTCTTGTACGAAATAATATAAAGTCATTAGGCTCTGTCAAATTCCTTGCGAATATTACCATTATAAAAAGATTCATAGGTATTGGAATCATATGTAGCTTTTTGTTTATATCCGACTTTGCATTACTTTATGGTTTGGTAGTTAGTACATTATTGGGGTTTGTGATGAATGTTTGGCTATATTGTAGAATTATGTGTATTTCATTCGTTAAACAATTATCTATGTATTTTCAGTATTTATTGCCCCCTGTTTTACTGAGTGGGGTGTGCTTTGTTATTTATAGTTATTCTCCTTATAATTTAATCTATAATATAATAATATGTGCGGTTCTTTTGTGTACATATTATGGATTTATTTATAGGTATATGAAACGAGTTTAG
- the wzy gene encoding O-antigen polysaccharide polymerase Wzy, with protein sequence MNMIFSVFGIILSLFLWLFSITGKDDSLSGLYPLFLVLIICYIILFYISDKKNDGSLSNWGLRPTYICLIGLIIVNLQFFFDESFCARKIGDFIPVSWAEQYYDKCFFGGCLFIVLFLLANYHTRNFPSVKCKTGLLPVKSWVYIQLVFFLLFVITIDIESFLTGTIYVGSGASNADGGLSASFERFYDATSLIALALYTQKMVRSGECVSVKKYIKSISIVFWLPLCVYVILRLFSGDRGPVIYSTLSIIYSYTFVSKKIINIKVAVLFIAAGAFAVTLLGFIRSRSTELSFTEKVEQSLIRMNEKKNTEIQSFSPFTKELASSLRCNFVAVRAIEEGDANLSFGKFTILSSISSFPGARKEYFKPLGLSDEDFSSAVYLTQLSNKSKTYTYGIGSSVFAEAYLDLNIWGVIIVAILLGRIFKCIDLSYRYKELSPIVIIVIIRLAAMAIYVSRDSFSHWASYILSVLIIYWIINPFLKIFLDKG encoded by the coding sequence ATGAATATGATTTTTTCAGTTTTCGGAATAATACTTAGTCTTTTCTTGTGGCTTTTTAGCATTACAGGCAAAGATGATAGCCTTTCAGGTTTATATCCTCTTTTTCTAGTATTGATAATATGCTATATTATACTATTTTATATCTCGGATAAAAAAAATGATGGTTCATTATCCAACTGGGGGTTAAGACCTACCTATATTTGTCTTATCGGATTAATAATAGTAAATCTTCAATTCTTCTTTGACGAATCATTTTGTGCTAGAAAAATTGGCGACTTTATACCGGTAAGTTGGGCAGAACAATATTATGACAAGTGCTTTTTTGGAGGTTGCTTATTTATAGTTTTATTTTTATTAGCGAACTATCATACCAGGAATTTCCCTTCTGTAAAATGTAAGACAGGTTTATTGCCAGTTAAATCTTGGGTTTATATCCAACTTGTATTCTTCCTATTATTTGTTATTACTATTGATATAGAGTCATTTTTGACCGGCACTATATATGTAGGCTCTGGAGCTTCTAACGCTGACGGAGGACTGTCTGCTTCTTTCGAAAGATTTTACGATGCTACAAGTTTAATAGCATTAGCATTATATACTCAGAAAATGGTTCGCAGTGGTGAATGTGTATCTGTAAAAAAATATATTAAATCAATATCTATAGTATTCTGGCTTCCATTATGTGTCTATGTAATTTTGCGATTATTCAGTGGAGACCGAGGGCCGGTAATATATTCTACACTTTCGATTATTTATTCATATACTTTTGTCTCAAAAAAAATTATAAATATTAAAGTTGCAGTTCTATTCATAGCTGCTGGCGCTTTCGCAGTTACTTTACTAGGGTTTATTCGTAGTCGGTCTACTGAGTTGTCGTTTACAGAAAAGGTAGAGCAGTCACTGATAAGAATGAATGAGAAGAAGAATACCGAGATACAGTCGTTTTCTCCGTTTACCAAAGAGTTAGCCTCAAGTTTGAGATGTAACTTTGTAGCGGTGAGGGCTATTGAAGAAGGTGATGCAAATCTTTCTTTTGGAAAATTTACCATACTTAGTTCAATATCCTCATTTCCAGGTGCTCGGAAAGAATATTTTAAGCCCTTAGGCCTTTCCGATGAGGATTTTTCAAGCGCTGTATATCTAACACAGTTGTCTAATAAATCGAAAACGTATACATATGGTATTGGTTCATCTGTTTTTGCTGAGGCCTATTTAGATTTAAATATATGGGGAGTGATAATTGTGGCTATATTGCTGGGACGTATTTTCAAATGCATTGACTTGAGTTATAGATATAAAGAGCTTTCTCCGATTGTAATTATTGTTATAATAAGATTGGCAGCTATGGCTATATATGTATCGCGTGATTCATTTTCACATTGGGCATCATATATATTATCAGTCCTCATTATTTATTGGATTATTAATCCATTCCTAAAGATATTCCTAGATAAAGGTTGA
- a CDS encoding glycosyltransferase family 4 protein: MKKILCFIDELGPGGAERQLVGLASMLKNHGYDVSVYCYHPIYFYEPILSENEVSLIKENSLPQNVFQKLWRSFRVLKNGGYDFIISFSPGSSLAALICKPFFRKTKLLVSDRNMTPVISLKQKVIFNLYRLADYIVPNSYTQTKILAKHYPFMQPKLRTITNFVDFSKFQPSLPICRSRNGILNMIVVARHAVDKNISNFIKAVYIAKSRGLRFKVDWYGNYNNRIGEQNLGLIKEYAVDDIIRFLPPHNNIKECYAKADVMCLPSVREGFSNVIGEAMCMGLPVICGCISDNVKMIEDGVNGYLFDPTSPDDIAEAIEKMINTDDNLFKTFSNNNLKKAHEMLSATSFLKKYVNIIES; the protein is encoded by the coding sequence ATGAAAAAAATATTGTGTTTTATAGATGAATTAGGACCTGGTGGTGCAGAACGTCAATTAGTCGGATTAGCATCTATGCTAAAAAATCATGGTTACGATGTTTCTGTCTATTGTTATCATCCTATTTATTTTTATGAACCCATACTAAGTGAAAACGAGGTTAGCTTAATTAAAGAAAATAGTTTACCCCAAAATGTATTTCAAAAACTATGGCGTTCTTTCCGGGTCTTAAAAAACGGAGGGTATGATTTTATCATTTCATTTTCTCCGGGTTCTTCTTTAGCGGCCTTAATTTGTAAGCCTTTCTTTCGGAAGACCAAATTACTGGTATCCGATAGAAATATGACTCCAGTCATTTCTCTTAAGCAAAAGGTGATATTCAATTTATATAGACTTGCAGATTATATTGTCCCAAATTCTTATACTCAAACAAAAATATTGGCGAAACATTATCCTTTCATGCAACCAAAATTGCGCACAATTACTAATTTCGTAGATTTTTCTAAATTTCAACCGAGTCTCCCAATATGTAGAAGTCGTAATGGAATTTTAAATATGATTGTTGTCGCTAGGCATGCCGTCGATAAAAATATTTCTAATTTTATTAAAGCTGTTTATATAGCTAAATCAAGGGGGCTTAGATTTAAAGTTGATTGGTACGGTAATTACAATAATCGAATTGGCGAGCAAAATTTGGGTCTTATAAAAGAATATGCAGTTGACGATATTATTCGTTTTCTTCCTCCGCATAATAATATAAAGGAATGTTACGCCAAAGCTGATGTCATGTGCTTACCCTCCGTGAGAGAGGGCTTTTCTAATGTTATTGGGGAGGCCATGTGTATGGGATTACCTGTAATTTGTGGGTGTATATCGGATAACGTAAAAATGATTGAAGATGGCGTAAACGGTTATTTATTTGATCCCACCAGTCCTGACGATATAGCCGAAGCTATTGAAAAAATGATAAATACTGACGACAACCTTTTCAAAACTTTCAGCAACAATAATTTAAAGAAAGCACATGAGATGTTATCAGCGACATCTTTTTTAAAGAAATACGTTAACATTATAGAATCTTAA
- a CDS encoding glycosyltransferase family 2 protein → MLSVICPIYNEEKYIGACIESILAQDYPKDDLEVIFADGMSTDRTREIVAAYMAKYPWIRLIDNPDRIVPPALNKAIEASCGDIIMRLDAHASYADNYFSALVSGIDKYEADNIGAVCKTDVLNKTPRSLAIRAVLAHPLGVGNSTFRTGISEVKEVDTVPFGCWKRSVFERFGRFDERLVRNQDIEFNKRIHRGGGKIVIIPDTYSTYYARETYSKLAKNNYGNGKWNILTVWYTRQFKSLSLRHFIPLVFILSLILPVVAALFWTPMIWLAVFSLLGYTIVISAVSLDIAKKQKLRFINLFKTFFVLHLSYGWGSLSGIIETPFVKI, encoded by the coding sequence ATGCTATCCGTAATTTGTCCGATATATAACGAGGAAAAGTATATCGGGGCATGTATTGAGTCGATTTTGGCGCAGGATTACCCCAAGGATGACTTGGAGGTAATTTTTGCCGACGGGATGAGTACCGACCGTACGCGCGAGATTGTTGCCGCATACATGGCAAAATACCCTTGGATTCGTCTCATTGACAATCCCGACCGTATTGTTCCTCCGGCACTTAACAAAGCAATCGAGGCATCATGCGGTGACATTATTATGCGTCTTGATGCACATGCCTCGTATGCTGATAACTATTTTTCCGCATTAGTTAGTGGAATTGACAAATATGAAGCTGACAATATTGGTGCGGTATGTAAAACTGATGTACTGAATAAAACCCCAAGGTCATTGGCAATAAGAGCAGTGTTGGCGCATCCTCTCGGTGTTGGAAATTCGACATTCCGAACCGGAATCTCGGAAGTAAAGGAAGTTGATACTGTACCATTCGGGTGTTGGAAACGTTCTGTATTTGAACGCTTTGGTCGCTTTGATGAAAGGCTGGTCCGCAATCAGGACATTGAATTTAATAAGCGTATTCATCGGGGAGGCGGCAAAATAGTGATTATTCCCGATACATATTCGACCTATTATGCTCGCGAAACATACAGCAAACTTGCCAAGAACAACTATGGTAACGGTAAATGGAATATCCTCACCGTGTGGTACACACGACAGTTTAAGTCGCTGAGCCTTCGACATTTTATTCCATTGGTGTTTATCCTTTCCCTAATATTGCCGGTGGTTGCCGCACTATTTTGGACTCCGATGATATGGCTTGCTGTTTTCTCCCTGCTCGGTTACACTATCGTCATCTCTGCTGTCAGTTTGGATATTGCCAAAAAACAAAAACTAAGATTTATAAATCTTTTCAAAACTTTTTTTGTTTTGCATCTCTCTTACGGGTGGGGTTCTCTTTCGGGTATTATCGAAACACCATTTGTAAAAATATAA
- a CDS encoding sugar transferase, with protein MCMKFVFDRLMATVGLLVLWPVLAVVAVLIRVKMPGGPVIFKQKRVGRGGRLFTMYKFRSMTVGHGGSSVSVAGESRITLLGAKLRRYKLDELPELWNVLVGDMSFVGPRPDVPGYADNLTGDDREVLRLRPGITGPASLKYRNEEELLARQSDPQRYNDEIIFPDKVRINRYYLHHYSFIKDIEMIFATVLGFKVKFAGEEV; from the coding sequence ATGTGCATGAAATTCGTTTTTGACAGGCTGATGGCGACAGTCGGGCTGTTGGTCCTGTGGCCAGTGTTAGCTGTTGTGGCGGTTCTAATCCGCGTGAAGATGCCGGGTGGTCCGGTAATTTTCAAGCAGAAGCGCGTTGGGCGCGGCGGTCGGCTGTTCACGATGTACAAGTTTCGGTCGATGACTGTCGGTCATGGCGGTAGCTCGGTGTCGGTGGCTGGCGAGAGTCGCATAACGCTGCTTGGTGCAAAGTTGCGCCGCTACAAGCTTGATGAGTTGCCCGAGCTGTGGAATGTGCTTGTCGGCGACATGAGTTTTGTCGGGCCGCGACCCGATGTACCAGGCTATGCCGACAACCTCACTGGCGATGACCGTGAAGTGCTTCGCCTTCGCCCCGGCATCACTGGACCGGCTTCGCTCAAATACCGCAACGAGGAAGAACTGCTCGCGCGGCAGTCTGATCCACAGCGATATAACGATGAGATTATCTTCCCCGACAAAGTACGCATTAACCGCTATTACCTCCATCACTACAGTTTTATCAAAGATATCGAGATGATCTTCGCGACTGTCCTCGGATTTAAAGTGAAGTTTGCCGGTGAAGAAGTTTAA
- a CDS encoding DegT/DnrJ/EryC1/StrS family aminotransferase, producing the protein MEERKTIYLCLAHMSESGLEQKYVKEAFDTNWVVPLGPNVNGFEDDLKSFVSKNSDGSETPREVVALSAGTAAVHLALLACSVGKGDEVCVQSFTFCASSHPITYLGATPVFIDSEPHSWNMDPELLEKAILDRKAKTGKYPKAIVPVALYGMPYDCDRIMAIANKYGIPVVEDAAEGCGSRWKGQVLGTFGKWGVLSFNGNKMITTSGGGALICRDAESKNNIMWYATQARDAYPYYQHTAIGYNYRMSNICAGIGRGQMSVLNEHIDHHKHVQSLYKRLLKDVDGVTLHEAPNADYDSNYWLCTVTLDENLKIKSQENAYKEVITTAVGGAAGVIHAVDCPTTDCQPNNNVEALRVFMLSKKIEARPVWKPMHKQPVYSDAPAYVNGVSEAIFKVGMCLPAGPYVTDEDVRYIVDCIKEAIVK; encoded by the coding sequence ATGGAAGAAAGAAAAACAATTTATCTCTGCCTTGCCCACATGAGTGAGTCAGGTCTGGAACAGAAATACGTGAAGGAAGCATTTGATACCAATTGGGTAGTGCCGCTTGGTCCGAATGTGAATGGTTTTGAGGACGACTTGAAATCATTTGTATCGAAGAATTCGGATGGCTCGGAAACTCCTCGTGAAGTTGTTGCATTGTCTGCCGGTACGGCTGCCGTACATTTGGCGTTGCTGGCATGCAGTGTAGGCAAAGGTGATGAGGTATGTGTACAGAGTTTTACGTTCTGTGCTTCTTCACATCCGATAACCTATCTTGGCGCAACTCCTGTATTCATTGATTCTGAACCTCATTCATGGAACATGGATCCGGAATTGTTGGAGAAGGCCATTCTCGATCGTAAGGCGAAGACCGGCAAATATCCGAAGGCTATTGTGCCCGTGGCGCTGTATGGTATGCCATACGACTGTGACAGGATTATGGCGATTGCCAATAAATATGGAATTCCTGTTGTTGAGGATGCAGCAGAGGGGTGTGGCTCCCGTTGGAAAGGTCAGGTACTTGGCACATTTGGCAAGTGGGGTGTGTTGTCATTCAATGGCAACAAGATGATAACGACTTCGGGTGGTGGTGCTCTTATCTGCCGTGATGCCGAAAGCAAGAACAATATCATGTGGTATGCGACACAGGCTCGCGATGCTTATCCTTATTATCAGCATACGGCAATCGGTTACAACTATCGTATGTCTAATATCTGTGCCGGTATCGGTCGTGGTCAGATGAGTGTCTTGAACGAGCATATCGATCATCATAAGCACGTACAGTCTCTTTACAAGAGGTTGCTGAAGGACGTGGATGGGGTTACTTTGCATGAGGCTCCCAATGCCGATTATGATTCAAACTATTGGCTTTGCACTGTTACGCTTGATGAGAATCTGAAGATTAAGAGTCAGGAAAATGCCTATAAAGAGGTTATAACAACTGCTGTAGGTGGTGCTGCCGGAGTGATCCATGCAGTGGATTGTCCGACTACAGATTGTCAGCCTAACAATAATGTGGAAGCGTTGCGTGTATTTATGCTTTCAAAAAAGATAGAGGCTCGTCCTGTATGGAAGCCGATGCATAAGCAGCCGGTGTATAGCGATGCTCCGGCTTATGTGAACGGGGTGTCGGAAGCAATATTCAAGGTTGGGATGTGTCTGCCTGCAGGTCCTTATGTGACGGATGAAGACGTTCGTTATATCGTTGACTGTATCAAGGAAGCTATCGTGAAGTAA
- a CDS encoding DUF6016 domain-containing protein: MESGSTGGTVVTLHRYLNTSETLVCMCGKMDEVLFTDFHPKTKVFSVREVRLITYYLGKPGV, encoded by the coding sequence ATGGAATCTGGCAGCACAGGTGGAACAGTAGTTACCCTTCACCGATATCTAAATACCAGTGAGACGCTGGTCTGTATGTGTGGTAAGATGGATGAGGTACTGTTCACGGACTTTCATCCGAAGACCAAGGTGTTTTCTGTGAGAGAAGTACGGCTGATTACCTATTACTTGGGAAAGCCGGGAGTATAA